Proteins from a genomic interval of Niabella soli DSM 19437:
- a CDS encoding HAD-IIIA family hydrolase — protein sequence MLQKRLEGNWENAQEVIVLAGGLGTRLREAVPDLPKCMAPVAGKPFLYYVINHLRKNGIQRFVFSLGYKHEYIESWLEKEFAALQYECCIEEEPLGTGGAIRLALEKATGSTIFVVNGDSFFSFDVPQLLSVHNQLDAACTLALKPMEQFDRYGVVTINEAHQVESFREKQFYETGLINAGVYLINKTKFYQKQFPLKFSFEKDFLERYVGEGTFAGIPMNGYFIDIGIPEDYARAQTDFSSSPFDLAGLNKEWTLFLDRDGVINEERPGNYVLHTGEFEFYDGVPEAINKFARYFKHVIIVTNQRGIGRGLMDEKALHSIHDLLSSTVKNAGGHIPAIYYATAVDAKDFFRKPNPGMALQAIKDFPDIDLRRSIMVGNNLSDMRFGKNAGMRTIYLTTTNQPETLPHTLIDLQLPGLKALADKLPEVRQ from the coding sequence ATGCTTCAAAAACGTCTGGAAGGGAATTGGGAAAATGCACAGGAAGTGATCGTATTGGCAGGTGGGTTGGGTACGCGCCTGCGTGAGGCAGTTCCCGATCTGCCCAAATGTATGGCTCCTGTGGCAGGAAAGCCCTTTTTATATTACGTGATCAACCACCTGCGGAAGAACGGCATACAGCGTTTTGTTTTCAGTCTGGGCTACAAACACGAGTATATCGAATCCTGGCTTGAAAAAGAATTTGCTGCCTTGCAATACGAATGTTGTATCGAAGAAGAACCGCTGGGCACCGGGGGGGCGATCCGGCTGGCACTTGAAAAAGCAACCGGTTCAACCATTTTTGTGGTAAACGGCGATAGCTTTTTCTCATTCGACGTACCGCAACTCCTGTCGGTGCATAACCAACTCGATGCTGCTTGCACGCTTGCTTTAAAGCCGATGGAGCAATTCGACCGGTATGGAGTGGTCACTATTAATGAGGCGCACCAGGTGGAAAGCTTCAGGGAAAAACAGTTTTATGAAACCGGGCTCATCAATGCAGGTGTTTACCTGATCAATAAAACAAAGTTTTATCAGAAACAATTTCCGTTGAAATTTTCATTTGAAAAAGATTTCCTGGAGCGGTACGTTGGGGAAGGTACATTTGCAGGCATTCCCATGAATGGCTATTTTATTGATATCGGCATCCCCGAAGATTATGCACGGGCTCAAACTGATTTTTCCTCATCCCCATTTGATCTTGCCGGCCTGAATAAAGAATGGACGCTTTTCCTTGACCGGGACGGTGTGATCAATGAAGAACGCCCCGGCAACTATGTGCTGCATACCGGTGAATTTGAATTTTATGATGGGGTACCTGAAGCCATCAATAAATTTGCACGCTATTTCAAACATGTAATTATTGTAACCAACCAGCGCGGCATCGGCCGGGGGCTGATGGATGAAAAAGCGCTCCACAGCATTCATGACCTTTTAAGCAGTACGGTTAAAAATGCCGGCGGCCATATCCCGGCGATCTATTACGCTACTGCTGTTGATGCAAAAGATTTTTTCCGCAAGCCCAATCCGGGCATGGCTTTGCAGGCCATAAAAGATTTCCCGGATATTGATCTCCGCCGGTCCATTATGGTGGGTAATAATCTGTCGGATATGCGGTTTGGTAAAAACGCCGGCATGCGCACTATTTATCTTACTACTACCAATCAGCCGGAAACATTACCGCATACACTTATCGATTTGCAGTTGCCCGGCCTGAAAGCGTTGGCGGACAAGCTTCCGGAAGTTCGCCAATAA
- a CDS encoding alpha-ketoglutarate-dependent dioxygenase AlkB family protein, whose translation MLNLLPYDGTVNYYGKLLDPREADHYFQRLLTTIDWRNDEAVIFGKRIITKRKAAWYGDIPFEYTYSNATKTALPWTRELLALKKICEAQTGETFNSCLLNLYHDGNEGMAWHCDEERELKKNGAIASLSFGAERRFLFKHKTSEEKIECLLENGSLLVMKGTTQTHWLHRLPPSKKIHTARINLTFRTINNSNQALNPTPLRH comes from the coding sequence ATGCTTAATCTTTTACCTTACGACGGCACCGTAAATTATTACGGTAAACTGCTTGATCCCAGGGAGGCAGACCACTATTTTCAAAGGCTGTTGACAACTATCGATTGGCGCAACGACGAAGCGGTCATCTTTGGCAAACGGATCATTACCAAAAGAAAAGCGGCCTGGTATGGAGATATCCCCTTTGAATATACTTACTCCAATGCAACTAAAACCGCCCTACCCTGGACCCGTGAATTACTGGCATTAAAAAAAATATGCGAAGCACAAACGGGTGAAACATTCAACTCCTGCCTGCTCAATCTTTACCACGACGGAAATGAAGGGATGGCCTGGCATTGCGACGAAGAGCGGGAACTAAAAAAGAACGGCGCTATCGCCTCTTTAAGCTTCGGAGCGGAACGCCGGTTTTTATTTAAACATAAAACATCAGAGGAAAAAATTGAATGCCTGTTAGAAAACGGAAGCTTGCTGGTAATGAAGGGAACCACGCAAACCCACTGGCTGCACCGGCTGCCGCCATCCAAAAAAATTCATACCGCAAGAATTAATCTTACTTTTCGTACGATTAATAATTCAAATCAAGCATTGAATCCAACACCATTGAGGCATTAA
- a CDS encoding tRNA1(Val) (adenine(37)-N6)-methyltransferase has translation MSNSYFRFKEFVVHQEHCAMKVTTDACLFGAWVAARMKKGTVLDIGAGTGLLSLMLAQAGCDAIDAIEIQEPDYRQAVENVKGSKWEHQIRLINADVRVHPFNLMYNVIVSNPPFYESDLKGNVSGKNIAHHDEGLLLPDLLGLIKKQLSLAGSFYLLFPAKRAAALLQEIAQTGYCIHSLCYVKQTEKHHPFRIMIEAGASKKEVQKQEIIIRERGNYSGAFIELLRPYYLHL, from the coding sequence ATGTCTAATTCCTATTTCCGGTTTAAAGAGTTTGTAGTTCACCAGGAGCATTGTGCCATGAAGGTGACAACCGATGCCTGTCTTTTTGGCGCCTGGGTGGCTGCGCGGATGAAAAAGGGAACGGTGCTGGATATTGGCGCGGGTACGGGTTTGCTAAGCCTGATGCTGGCGCAGGCTGGGTGTGACGCAATTGACGCTATTGAAATACAGGAGCCCGACTATCGTCAGGCGGTCGAAAATGTGAAGGGTAGCAAATGGGAACATCAGATCCGGCTGATCAATGCTGATGTGCGCGTGCATCCTTTTAACCTGATGTATAATGTTATTGTAAGCAACCCTCCCTTTTATGAATCGGACCTGAAGGGGAACGTCAGTGGCAAAAATATTGCACATCATGATGAAGGGCTGTTATTGCCCGATTTGCTCGGCCTTATAAAAAAACAACTCAGCCTGGCGGGTAGTTTTTATCTTTTATTTCCCGCAAAGCGCGCAGCAGCATTGTTGCAGGAAATAGCGCAAACGGGCTACTGCATCCATTCGCTTTGTTATGTAAAACAAACGGAAAAGCATCACCCGTTTCGCATTATGATAGAAGCGGGGGCCTCGAAAAAAGAAGTACAAAAACAAGAAATTATCATTCGCGAAAGGGGTAACTATTCCGGTGCATTCATTGAATTGCTGCGACCGTATTATCTGCATCTTTAA
- a CDS encoding M13 family metallopeptidase, with translation MINKNMLCIAAVATAAVAGCGVATNHPGETPKDSTAYLDRANMDTTVKPGDNFFLYANGAWLKKTPIPGDKTGWGSFYELADNTNKSVHTLLEDVARENAATGTPQYNVASFYKSGMDTVAIDKAGTNAIKSELDAIKAITTPQQLLDVVIENGKKGLQTILPNYVGPDDRHVTQNIVQFSQGGLGLPSKDYYTDKDSSAEKNREAYKAYVAKILTLGGEDTANAHKNALAIFDLENKMAAASLYPKEMRDPQKMYNKFSLEAFSKQTPNINWKEVFAKMGITGQDSMLVSVPQYYKAVSGLLTSVPVEVWKEYLTYNTLSDMAPYLGKDFEEARFEFYSKTLTGQKIQKPRWERVMQVINGAIGQQLGKLYVDKYFKPEAKAKMVELVQNLQDAFSNRIKNLDWMSAATKEKAQAKLSAFMKKIAYPDKWKDYTGLTLTSDNYAQNVLNAGAFNYKYDLNKLGKPVDRTEWGMTPNTVNAYYNPAFNEIVFPAAILQFPFFAFGADDAVNYGGIGAVIGHEMTHGFDDQGSQYAADGNLKNWWTPEDEKKFKAKTKMVEDQFNKYTILDSVHVNGSLTLGENIADLGGLTIAYDAFKKTKEGQSHELIDGFTPDQRFFMSWAQVWRGKRTPERAKQLIKIDPHSPDEWRANGPLTNFEPWYKAFNVQPGDKMYKPENERAKIW, from the coding sequence ATGATTAACAAAAACATGCTATGTATAGCTGCTGTAGCAACCGCGGCAGTAGCCGGTTGCGGTGTGGCCACGAACCATCCCGGGGAAACGCCGAAAGACAGCACCGCTTACCTGGACCGGGCCAATATGGACACTACCGTTAAGCCCGGAGATAATTTTTTTCTCTATGCGAACGGGGCCTGGCTGAAAAAGACGCCGATCCCGGGAGATAAAACCGGCTGGGGCAGTTTTTATGAACTGGCCGACAATACCAATAAATCCGTTCATACGCTCCTGGAAGATGTAGCCAGGGAAAATGCGGCAACGGGTACCCCGCAGTATAATGTGGCTTCTTTTTATAAAAGCGGAATGGATACTGTGGCTATTGATAAGGCGGGTACCAACGCTATCAAAAGTGAACTGGACGCCATAAAAGCGATCACCACTCCCCAGCAATTGCTGGACGTAGTTATCGAGAACGGCAAAAAAGGGCTGCAAACGATCCTGCCCAACTATGTAGGCCCTGATGACCGGCATGTAACCCAGAATATTGTTCAGTTTTCACAGGGCGGGCTGGGGCTTCCTTCAAAAGATTATTATACCGATAAAGATTCTTCTGCTGAAAAAAACAGGGAAGCTTACAAAGCCTACGTTGCCAAAATTTTAACATTGGGTGGGGAAGATACCGCCAATGCGCATAAAAACGCACTTGCCATTTTCGATCTGGAAAATAAGATGGCGGCAGCCTCACTGTACCCTAAAGAAATGCGCGATCCGCAAAAGATGTACAATAAGTTCAGCCTGGAAGCTTTCTCCAAACAAACTCCCAATATTAACTGGAAGGAGGTGTTTGCCAAAATGGGCATAACAGGGCAGGACAGTATGCTGGTATCCGTTCCGCAATATTATAAAGCAGTATCAGGACTGCTGACTTCCGTTCCTGTTGAGGTGTGGAAAGAATACCTTACGTATAATACGTTATCAGATATGGCGCCATACCTGGGGAAAGATTTTGAAGAAGCCCGGTTTGAATTTTACAGTAAAACCTTAACCGGTCAGAAAATTCAAAAACCCCGTTGGGAGCGGGTAATGCAGGTTATTAATGGCGCGATCGGCCAACAACTGGGTAAGCTTTACGTGGATAAATACTTTAAACCGGAAGCCAAGGCCAAGATGGTAGAGCTGGTGCAAAACCTGCAGGATGCCTTTAGCAACCGGATCAAAAACCTGGATTGGATGAGTGCGGCTACCAAGGAAAAAGCACAGGCGAAACTCAGTGCCTTTATGAAGAAAATAGCCTATCCTGATAAATGGAAAGATTATACGGGCCTGACGCTGACATCCGATAATTATGCACAAAATGTATTGAATGCGGGGGCGTTCAATTACAAATATGATCTGAATAAATTAGGGAAACCGGTGGACCGTACCGAATGGGGAATGACCCCCAATACGGTAAACGCCTATTATAACCCTGCTTTTAACGAGATCGTTTTCCCCGCCGCGATCCTGCAGTTCCCTTTCTTCGCCTTTGGGGCGGATGATGCGGTGAACTATGGCGGCATTGGCGCGGTGATTGGTCATGAAATGACCCATGGTTTCGATGATCAGGGTTCGCAGTACGCAGCCGACGGCAATTTGAAAAACTGGTGGACCCCGGAAGATGAGAAAAAATTTAAAGCAAAAACTAAAATGGTAGAAGATCAGTTTAATAAATACACCATCCTGGATTCTGTTCATGTGAACGGATCGCTGACGCTGGGTGAGAATATAGCAGACCTGGGTGGTTTGACCATTGCCTATGATGCCTTTAAGAAAACAAAAGAAGGTCAAAGCCATGAATTAATTGATGGATTTACGCCTGATCAGCGGTTTTTCATGAGCTGGGCACAGGTATGGCGGGGCAAGCGCACGCCGGAACGCGCCAAGCAACTGATAAAAATAGACCCGCACTCCCCGGATGAATGGAGAGCTAACGGACCGTTAACCAACTTTGAACCCTGGTACAAAGCTTTTAATGTGCAGCCGGGTGATAAAATGTATAAGCCTGAAAATGAAAGGGCTAAGATCTGGTAA
- a CDS encoding D-sedoheptulose-7-phosphate isomerase, producing MTDQIKSLVQASIDVKKQVFNNDALLQTVEQVVAVIVDAFRNGNSVYFCGNGGSAADAQHLAAEFSGRFYKDRKALPAEALHCNTSYLTAVANDYSFDVIYSRIIEGIGKKGDVLMGLSTSGNSANIVKAFEMAQSKGLVTVGFTGATGGILKTTSDYLVNIPSGDTPRIQECHMLLGHSICQLVEEQYFG from the coding sequence ATGACGGATCAGATAAAATCTTTAGTACAAGCATCCATTGACGTAAAAAAACAAGTATTCAATAATGACGCCTTGCTGCAAACGGTTGAACAGGTAGTAGCTGTTATTGTTGACGCTTTCAGAAACGGCAACAGCGTTTACTTCTGTGGCAACGGCGGCAGCGCTGCTGATGCGCAACACCTGGCAGCAGAATTCAGCGGCCGGTTTTATAAAGACCGTAAAGCCCTGCCCGCAGAAGCATTGCATTGCAACACTTCTTACCTCACGGCAGTAGCAAATGATTACAGTTTTGACGTTATTTATTCCCGCATCATCGAGGGCATTGGTAAAAAGGGGGATGTATTGATGGGACTGAGCACTTCCGGCAATTCCGCCAATATTGTAAAAGCCTTTGAAATGGCTCAGTCCAAAGGCCTGGTTACCGTTGGTTTTACCGGAGCAACGGGCGGCATTTTAAAAACAACCAGCGACTATCTGGTCAATATTCCCTCAGGGGATACGCCCCGCATACAGGAATGTCATATGTTGCTGGGCCATAGCATCTGCCAGTTGGTAGAAGAACAATATTTCGGTTAA
- a CDS encoding GHMP family kinase ATP-binding protein: MIHRSKAPLRIGLAGGGTDVSPYCDEFGGAILNATISLNASATIEQTNDGKITLEAMDRSEAETHDWSESLPLNHHLDLLKGVYNRIQKDYPFKNEGFKLTTYVDAPAGSGLGTSSTLVVAIVGAFVEMLQLPLGEYDIAHYAYGIERSDLQLAGGRQDQYAATFGGVNYMEFYANDKVIVNPLRIRQRYLDELENDLLLYYTSTSRESAKIIVEQSKNVTEKKSQSIEAMHQLKQQALLMKEALLKGQLDEIGRILDIGFEQKRRMASGINNELIDAIYDTAKKNGASGGKISGAGGGGFMIFYCPGTTKYKVRESLEQFGGTHRNYQFVKHGLKTWSV; this comes from the coding sequence ATGATCCACAGAAGTAAAGCGCCCTTGCGCATCGGTTTGGCGGGCGGCGGCACGGATGTTAGCCCTTATTGCGATGAATTTGGCGGCGCTATTTTAAACGCCACTATTTCTTTAAATGCAAGCGCTACTATTGAACAAACCAATGATGGTAAAATAACGCTGGAAGCGATGGACCGGAGCGAAGCTGAAACGCACGACTGGAGCGAATCCCTGCCGCTGAACCATCACCTGGACTTGCTAAAAGGCGTTTATAACCGGATACAAAAAGATTATCCCTTCAAAAACGAAGGCTTCAAACTGACCACTTATGTAGATGCGCCGGCAGGCTCCGGCCTGGGCACCTCTTCCACGCTGGTGGTGGCCATTGTTGGCGCTTTTGTAGAAATGCTGCAATTGCCTTTAGGCGAATATGATATTGCGCATTATGCATATGGCATCGAGCGCAGCGACCTGCAACTGGCGGGTGGCCGGCAGGATCAGTATGCTGCTACTTTTGGGGGGGTCAATTACATGGAGTTTTATGCAAATGACAAGGTGATCGTAAATCCATTGCGCATCCGTCAGCGTTACCTCGATGAGCTGGAGAATGACCTCCTGCTCTATTACACTTCTACCAGCAGGGAATCTGCAAAGATCATTGTGGAGCAGAGTAAGAATGTAACAGAAAAGAAAAGCCAGTCGATTGAAGCCATGCACCAGTTAAAACAGCAGGCGCTCCTGATGAAGGAAGCCCTGTTAAAAGGCCAACTGGATGAAATCGGCAGGATATTGGATATAGGTTTTGAACAGAAACGCCGTATGGCATCGGGCATCAATAACGAATTGATAGACGCGATCTATGACACGGCAAAAAAAAATGGAGCTTCGGGTGGAAAAATAAGCGGGGCCGGCGGCGGCGGTTTTATGATCTTTTATTGCCCCGGCACTACAAAATATAAAGTCCGGGAAAGCCTGGAACAATTTGGCGGCACCCACCGCAATTATCAGTTTGTAAAACACGGGTTAAAAACCTGGAGCGTATAA
- a CDS encoding ferritin: MNTNRLSKALFSALNTQMTREGNAAQIYLALGVWADDQGYGGIANFLYRHSNEERNHMIKFMEYIQERGAKPKIEALAAPPADPKSLTDCFDRVYKHEIDNTNGIYAIAELSMKEKDWATWNFMQWFVREQREEEKLATDLIDQLKIAGGDRATDESLFELDKSLRKAPDDAKLATEATAARP; the protein is encoded by the coding sequence ATGAACACAAACCGTCTTTCAAAAGCGCTGTTTTCCGCGCTAAATACGCAAATGACCCGGGAGGGCAATGCCGCCCAAATATATCTGGCGCTGGGTGTGTGGGCCGATGATCAGGGATACGGCGGCATCGCCAATTTCCTCTATCGCCACTCTAACGAAGAGCGCAATCATATGATCAAGTTTATGGAGTACATCCAGGAACGTGGCGCCAAACCAAAGATTGAGGCCCTGGCGGCCCCGCCTGCCGACCCAAAATCGTTGACGGATTGTTTTGACAGGGTATATAAACATGAAATTGACAATACCAACGGCATTTACGCTATTGCAGAACTTTCTATGAAGGAAAAGGACTGGGCTACCTGGAATTTTATGCAATGGTTTGTGCGGGAACAAAGAGAGGAAGAAAAACTGGCTACCGATTTAATTGATCAGTTAAAAATTGCCGGCGGCGACAGGGCCACGGATGAATCCCTATTTGAACTGGACAAATCGCTTCGTAAGGCACCCGATGATGCGAAACTGGCTACAGAAGCTACCGCAGCACGCCCCTGA
- a CDS encoding glycosyltransferase: protein MAKISIIGPAHPLRGGLATFDHRLAKAFQEMGHTCAIWSFALQYPSFLFPGKSQFTDEPAPENILIHTKINSVNPLNWIRTGNTLAKEAPDIVVVRYWLPFMGPALGTILRLVRKNKKTKIICIADNILPHEKRPGDKPFTRYFIKACDAFITMSEKVLTDLRIFTSKPAVLVHHPLYDTFGTPVSKEVAREHLNLPTEEKIILFFGFIRKYKGLDLLLKAFSDLMQDAQRITHNAERIERETADGSDQKLEIKLLIAGEFYEDATAYQELIGQLNIRDQVILKTDFIPDSEVRYYLCAADLLVQPYKNATQSGVTPLAYYFEKPMVVTNVGGLPSLVPHGKSGLVAEPEPAAIATAIKEFFQLGADHFIPHLRTEKQKYSWDRLVTAITDLADKIHNNDPQK, encoded by the coding sequence ATGGCAAAAATCAGTATTATAGGACCGGCACACCCCCTTCGCGGAGGACTGGCAACATTTGATCACCGGCTGGCGAAAGCCTTCCAGGAAATGGGGCATACCTGTGCTATCTGGTCGTTTGCCCTGCAATACCCTTCGTTCCTCTTTCCTGGCAAATCGCAGTTCACGGATGAACCGGCGCCAGAAAATATTCTCATTCACACAAAGATCAATTCGGTTAACCCACTTAACTGGATCAGAACCGGCAATACCCTTGCAAAAGAAGCTCCGGATATTGTAGTAGTTCGTTACTGGTTGCCTTTTATGGGACCCGCATTGGGCACCATTCTCCGTCTTGTCCGCAAAAACAAAAAAACAAAGATCATTTGCATTGCAGACAATATACTCCCGCACGAAAAAAGACCCGGCGACAAGCCTTTTACCCGCTATTTCATAAAAGCCTGTGATGCTTTTATTACAATGAGCGAAAAGGTACTGACCGATCTGCGGATTTTCACGAGCAAGCCCGCGGTGCTGGTGCACCATCCGCTTTATGATACTTTTGGAACGCCGGTATCAAAAGAAGTGGCACGTGAGCATTTGAACCTGCCAACGGAGGAAAAGATCATTTTATTTTTTGGTTTCATCCGAAAATATAAAGGACTGGACCTATTACTAAAAGCATTTTCTGACCTAATGCAGGATGCACAACGCATAACGCATAACGCGGAACGCATAGAGCGTGAAACGGCAGACGGCAGCGATCAGAAATTAGAAATTAAATTGTTGATCGCCGGTGAATTTTATGAAGATGCTACAGCGTACCAGGAATTGATCGGCCAACTGAACATCCGCGACCAGGTGATCTTAAAAACGGATTTTATTCCGGACAGTGAAGTGCGTTATTATTTATGCGCGGCCGATCTGCTGGTGCAACCCTATAAAAATGCCACCCAGAGCGGCGTTACACCGCTGGCGTATTATTTTGAAAAGCCGATGGTGGTTACGAATGTGGGGGGCCTCCCCTCTTTAGTACCCCATGGCAAAAGCGGCCTGGTGGCGGAACCGGAGCCGGCGGCCATTGCAACCGCAATTAAAGAATTTTTCCAATTGGGGGCTGATCATTTCATTCCCCATCTTCGAACAGAAAAACAAAAATACAGTTGGGACCGCCTGGTAACTGCCATTACGGACCTGGCCGATAAAATACACAATAATGATCCACAGAAGTAA
- a CDS encoding glycosyltransferase family 2 protein has protein sequence MDISVVIPLLNEEESLPELTEWIEKVMQEHQYSYEIIFVDDGSTDSSWQVICDLREKNDSIKGIKFQRNYGKSAALYEAFRAAQGNVVITMDADLQDSPDEIPELYRMIIEDKYDLVSGWKKKRYDNTLTKNIPSKIYNAATRRMSGIQLHDMNCGLKSYNRKVIKSIEVYGEMHRYIPVLAKWAGFKKVGEKVVEHRKRKYGVSKFGWDRFIKGFLDLLSITFVGKFSKRPMHFFGVWGMIFFLIGFITSLYLVVSKIIHPDFSLTNRPGFYIALTAVIIGVQLFMAGFVGELISRNAPGRNAYLVEEKRGIN, from the coding sequence ATGGATATTTCTGTAGTCATACCCCTGTTGAACGAAGAAGAGTCGTTACCCGAGTTGACCGAATGGATCGAAAAGGTAATGCAGGAACACCAGTACAGTTATGAGATCATTTTTGTAGACGATGGAAGCACCGATAGTTCCTGGCAGGTGATCTGCGATTTGCGTGAAAAAAATGACAGCATCAAAGGCATTAAATTTCAGCGCAATTATGGAAAATCGGCTGCGCTCTACGAAGCCTTCCGGGCGGCACAGGGCAACGTGGTGATCACGATGGATGCCGATCTGCAGGACAGTCCGGATGAAATTCCCGAGCTGTACCGTATGATCATTGAAGATAAATACGACCTGGTAAGTGGCTGGAAAAAGAAACGTTACGATAATACGCTTACCAAAAATATCCCTTCCAAGATCTATAACGCGGCTACCCGCCGCATGAGTGGCATTCAACTGCACGATATGAACTGCGGGTTAAAATCGTACAACAGGAAAGTGATCAAAAGCATTGAAGTATATGGCGAAATGCACCGCTATATACCGGTACTGGCCAAATGGGCCGGGTTTAAAAAAGTGGGCGAAAAAGTAGTAGAGCACCGCAAACGCAAATACGGGGTAAGTAAATTTGGCTGGGATCGCTTTATCAAAGGCTTCCTGGATCTTTTATCCATCACTTTTGTGGGAAAGTTCTCCAAACGCCCGATGCACTTTTTTGGCGTATGGGGTATGATCTTTTTTTTGATCGGATTTATAACGTCGTTATACCTGGTGGTTTCAAAGATCATCCATCCGGATTTCTCCCTCACCAACCGTCCGGGTTTTTACATCGCATTAACGGCTGTGATCATTGGGGTACAGCTTTTTATGGCGGGTTTTGTAGGGGAACTCATTTCGCGTAATGCCCCCGGACGCAATGCGTATCTGGTTGAAGAAAAAAGGGGGATAAACTAA
- a CDS encoding bifunctional helix-turn-helix domain-containing protein/methylated-DNA--[protein]-cysteine S-methyltransferase, whose amino-acid sequence MNTQAQINFNKIAAAIEYIHRNFKEQPGLEEIAKAVHTSSFHFQRLFSEWAGTSPKKFLQYISVEHAKGLLKNNNASVADAAYDTGLSGTSRLHDLFTTIEGMTPAEYKNGGKNLHINFSFAESPFGNLIVAATTKGICYMAFYDEEKKAFENLRQKFPEAQFQQKLDLLQQNALFLFQNQWKEPKEIKLHLKGTDFQLKVWEALLKIPMGRVTSYGSLAAQIGQPTASRAVGTAIGSNPVAYLIPCHRVIQATGETGGYMWGPSRKRAIFGWEQSRAEMMSNKLKM is encoded by the coding sequence ATGAACACACAGGCACAGATCAATTTTAATAAAATAGCTGCAGCAATCGAATACATTCACCGGAATTTTAAAGAACAGCCCGGTTTGGAGGAAATAGCAAAGGCCGTGCATACCAGTTCCTTTCATTTTCAACGCCTCTTTTCTGAGTGGGCCGGCACCAGTCCTAAAAAATTTTTACAATACATAAGCGTGGAACACGCAAAGGGGCTGCTTAAAAACAATAACGCGTCTGTTGCAGATGCAGCTTATGATACAGGACTTTCGGGCACCAGCCGCCTTCATGATCTTTTTACCACTATAGAAGGGATGACACCCGCCGAATACAAGAACGGGGGGAAAAACCTGCATATCAATTTCAGTTTTGCAGAAAGCCCTTTTGGCAACCTGATCGTAGCGGCTACAACAAAAGGCATTTGTTATATGGCTTTCTATGACGAGGAGAAAAAGGCGTTCGAAAACCTCCGGCAAAAATTTCCGGAAGCGCAGTTTCAGCAAAAACTGGATCTGCTGCAACAGAATGCTTTGTTCCTTTTTCAAAACCAATGGAAAGAACCTAAGGAAATAAAATTACATCTGAAGGGAACCGACTTCCAGCTAAAAGTATGGGAAGCCCTGTTAAAGATCCCCATGGGCCGGGTAACTTCCTACGGATCATTAGCGGCACAAATCGGGCAGCCCACGGCTTCGCGTGCAGTAGGAACAGCCATCGGCAGTAACCCCGTTGCGTATCTGATCCCGTGCCACCGGGTAATACAGGCCACCGGTGAAACCGGCGGTTATATGTGGGGACCTTCCCGCAAAAGGGCCATATTCGGCTGGGAACAGTCAAGGGCAGAAATGATGAGTAATAAATTAAAAATGTAA
- a CDS encoding DinB family protein: MNKSAINPMPAYFDRYINQVPDDLDIVPAIQKSILDVYQLDKDKINALGDRVYEPGKWTIKEILLHIADCERVFLYRALRFARKDATVLPGFDENLFTENSGANDRSLESLLEELVAVRQGTLAFYKNLTDGQLLSTGHTFNTELSVLSVGFTIVGHQIHHFRIIEERYFPLLSA, from the coding sequence ATGAATAAATCAGCAATCAATCCCATGCCGGCTTATTTTGACCGGTATATCAACCAGGTACCGGATGACCTGGACATTGTTCCCGCTATTCAGAAAAGCATACTGGACGTATACCAACTGGATAAAGACAAAATCAATGCGCTGGGCGACAGGGTTTATGAACCTGGGAAATGGACGATTAAAGAAATATTGCTGCACATTGCCGATTGCGAGCGCGTGTTTCTTTACCGGGCCCTTCGGTTTGCAAGAAAAGATGCCACCGTACTGCCGGGCTTTGACGAAAACCTCTTTACAGAAAACTCCGGCGCCAACGACCGGTCCCTGGAATCACTGCTGGAAGAGCTTGTTGCTGTGCGGCAGGGCACGCTGGCTTTTTACAAGAATCTCACAGACGGTCAATTATTATCAACAGGACATACGTTCAATACAGAACTATCCGTATTATCTGTTGGCTTTACAATAGTTGGACATCAGATCCATCACTTCAGGATTATTGAAGAACGTTATTTCCCTTTGCTGAGCGCATAA